A single genomic interval of Camelina sativa cultivar DH55 chromosome 11, Cs, whole genome shotgun sequence harbors:
- the LOC104722987 gene encoding uncharacterized protein LOC104722987: MNTLVKSGGAWMVSPSLAAAALRRIRVSGFATSSSSSSSPNWEGGVSLVQGASRGIGLEFVRQLLEKNEKGYVVATCRNPKDATSLSDLKNRFSERLVIQKLDVTDEATIEESAESVKDRYGSLNLLVNAAGILSIPGVLQPETTLNKVEKSSLMLAYEVNAVGPILMMKHMWPLLKAGGGSGTEREVAVVANLSARVGSIGDNRLGGWHSYRASKTALNQLTKNVSVELGRRKDPVVCILLHPGTVDTDLSRPFQKNVPEGKLFTREYSVQKLLHIINNAKKQDNGKFFAWDGQEIPW; encoded by the exons ATGAACACTCTTGTGAAGAGCGGTGGCGCGTGGATGGTTTCCCCGTCGTTGGCGGCGGCTGCTCTGAGGAGAATTAGAGTGTCTGGTTTCgccacgtcatcatcatcatcttcttctcccaatTGGGAAGGTGGAGTTTCCTTAGTCCAGGGAGCTTCTAGAGGCATCGGCCTCGAATTT gtacGACAGTTGCtggagaagaatgagaaagGGTATGTTGTTGCTACTTGCCGAAATCCAAAAGATGCAACAAGTCTCTCTGATTTGAAGAACCGTTTCTCTGAAAGGCTTGTCATCCAAAAGCTTGATGTTACAGATGAAGCTACCATTGAG GAATCAGCCGAATCTGTAAAAGATAGATATGGTTCTCTCAACCTACTTGTAAATGCAGCTGGTATACTTTCCATTCCTGGCGTATTGCAGCCAG AAACAACATTGAACAAGGTTGAGAAATCATCATTGATGCTTGCTTACGAGGTTAACGCTGTTGGTCCAATTCTAATGATGAAG CATATGTGGCCTCTCCTTAAGGCTGGTGGAGGTAGTGGAACCGAGAGGGAAGTTGCTGTAGTAGCCAATTTAAGCGCCCGAGTTGGATCTATTGGAGATAACCGACTTGGTGGTTGGCACTCTTACAGGGCTTCAAAAACCGCACTCAATCAAC TGACTAAAAATGTATCGGTTGAGTTGGGTAGGAGGAAAGATCCTGTTGTATGCATTCTACTGCATCCAGGCACAGTAGACACTGATCTTTCTCGACCGTTTCAAAAGAATGTTCCCGAAGGAAAGCTTTTCACAAGAGAGTACTCTGTTCAGAAGTTATTGCACATCATCAACAATGCAAAGAAACAAGATAACGGCAAGTTCTTTGCTTGGGACGGTCAGGAGATACCTTGGTGA
- the LOC104722986 gene encoding pentatricopeptide repeat-containing protein At4g20740-like — protein MKSPKPPNLSDKSLKPNFFYGHRKPSHNRPTVYGGLFSNRQSLSRDSPQPQSNAVSNRTPFDLRKWDPETHLPSERPPSSSSSPPPSHSTVISAASERLSPIARFVLDAFRKNRNHWGPSVVSELNKLRRVTPTIVAEVLKLGNDAAVAAKFFHWAGKQKGYRHDFAAYNAFAYCLNRNGHFRAADQLPELMDSQGRPPSEKQFEILIRMHADNKRGLRVYYVYEKMKKFGFKPRVFLYNRIMDALVKNGYFDLALAVYEDFKEDGLVEESTTFMILVKGLCKAGRIEEMLEILQRMRDNLCKPDVFAYTAMIKTLVSEGNMDASLRVWDEMKRDGIKPDVMAYGTIVTGLCRDGRVERGYELFVEMKEKQILIDREIYRVLIEGFVADGKVRSACDLWQDLVDSGYIADLGIYNAVIKGLCSVKQVDKAYKLFQIAIDEELEPDFETLSPILVAYVVMNRLSDFSNLLERIRESRYPLADYLSQFFKLLCADEEKRTMALDVFDVVKTNGHGSVSMYNILMEGLYKMGNIQKCLSLFYEMRDFGFEPDSSSYSIAICCFVEKGDVQEACSYHEKIIEMSCVPSIAAYLSLTKGLCQIGEIDAVMLLVRECLGNVESGPMEFKYALRVCHVCKGNNSEKVMEVLDEMNQEGVSINEVIYCSIISGMCKHGTIKAAREVFAELKKRKVMTEADMVVYDELLVEQTKKKTADLVLSGIAFFGLESKLREKGCKLLDN, from the coding sequence ATGAAATCACCAAAACCTCCGAATCTCTCTGACAAATCTCTTAAACCCAATTTCTTCTACGGCCACCGTAAGCCCTCACATAACCGCCCTACCGTCTACGGTGGTCTCTTCTCCAACCGCCAATCACTCTCCAGAGACTCACCCCAACCACAATCCAACGCCGTCTCCAACCGAACACCTTTCGATCTCCGCAAATGGGATCCCGAAACCCATCTCCCATCGGAAagaccaccttcttcttcttcttctcctccgccGTCACATTCCACGGTGATATCCGCCGCCTCCGAGCGTCTATCTCCGATCGCGAGATTCGTCCTCGACGCATTCCGCAAGAATCGTAACCATTGGGGTCCCTCCGTGGTCTCGGAGCTAAACAAACTCCGCCGCGTAACGCCCACCATCGTCGCCGAGGTTTTGAAACTAGGTAACGATGCTGCTGTCGCGGCGAAGTTCTTTCACTGGGCTGGTAAGCAGAAAGGGTATAGACACGATTTCGCTGCTTACAATGCTTTTGCGTATTGCCTTAATCGAAACGGACACTTTCGTGCCGCGGATCAGTTGCCTGAGCTTATGGATTCTCAGGGAAGACCTCCGTCGGAGAAACagtttgagattttgattagAATGCACGCTGATAATAAAAGGGGTTTAAGGGTTTATTATGTTTacgagaagatgaagaagtttggGTTTAAGCCTAGGGTGTTCTTGTATAATAGGATAATGGATGCTCTTGTGAAAAATGGTTACTTTGATTTAGCTTTGGCTGTTTATGAGGATTTTAAAGAAGATGGGTTGGTGGAGGAGAGTACTACTTTCATGATCTTGGTTAAAGGGTTGTGTAAAGCAGGCAGAATCGAGGAGATGCTTGAGATTTTGCAGAGAATGAGAGATAATTTGTGTAAGCCTGATGTTTTTGCTTACACAGCGATGATCAAGACGTTGGTTTCTGAAGGGAACATGGATGCGAGTTTACGAGTTTGGGATGAAATGAAACGCGATGGGATAAAACCGGATGTAATGGCGTATGGAACAATTGTTACGGGACTGTGTAGAGACGGTAGAGTTGAAAGAGGATATGAATTGTTTGTGGAGATGAAGGAAAAGCAGATTTTGATTGATAGGGAGATCTACAGGGTTTTGATTGAAGGTTTTGTTGCAGATGGGAAGGTCAGATCTGCTTGTGATCTATGGCAGGATCTTGTTGATTCTGGGTACATAGCTGATCTTGGGATTTACAATGCAGTTATTAAAGGGTTGTGTAGTGTGAAGCAGGTTGATAAAGCATATAAGCTCTTCCAAATTGCAATTGATGAAGAACTGGAACCAGATTTTGAGACTCTAAGTCCCATTTTGGTTGCATATGTGGTGATGAATAGACTGAGTGATTTTTCCAATTTGCTAGAGCGGATTAGAGAATCAAGATACCCTCTCGCAGATTACctttcacaattttttaaattgttgtGTGCCGACGAAGAAAAGAGAACGATGGCTTTAGATGTCTTTGATGTCGTAAAGACTAACGGTCATGGCAGTGTCTCTATGTACAACATTCTTATGGAAGGTCTTTACAAGATGGGAAATATTCAAAAGTGCTTGTCACTTTTCTATGAAATGAGGGATTTTGGGTTTGAACCAGATTCATCATCTTACAGTATTGCAATTTGCTGTTTTGTTGAGAAAGGGGATGTCCAAGAAGCTTGTTCATATCATGAAAAAATCATCGAGATGTCTTGTGTTCCTTCCATAGCTGCTTATCTGTCTCTTACTAAAGGACTATGCCAAATTGGAGAAATTGATGCAGTGATGTTATTAGTTCGTGAATGTCTGGGAAACGTTGAAAGTGGTCCTATGGAGTTCAAGTATGCTCTTAGGGTTTGTCATGTATGCAAAGGGAATAACTCCGAGAAGGTTATGGAGGTACTAGATGAGATGAACCAGGAAGGTGTCTCCATCAATGAAGTTATATACTGTTCGATTATCTCTGGTATGTGTAAACATGGAACAATAAAAGCAGCAAGAGAAGTCTTTGCAGAGCTGAAAAAGCGCAAAGTAATGACAGAGGCTGATATGGTAGTCTATGATGAATTGTTAGTTGAgcagacaaagaagaagacagcTGATTTGGTGCTTTCAGGGATCGCGTTTTTTGGTCTTGAGTCAAAACTAAGAGAAAAGGGTTGCAAACTACTCGATAACTAA
- the LOC104722988 gene encoding probable UDP-arabinose 4-epimerase 3 yields the protein MLSFSRARSQGRSSRPLGGMEYLEPKRKSNVMGRIILVVSLTALCIIMLKHAPSFTSPTAFSRSEEGVTHVLVTGGAGYIGSHAALRLLKESYRVTIVDNLSRGNLGAVKVLQGLFPEAGRLQFIYADLGDAKAVEKIFSENAFDAVMHFAAVAYVGESTLDPLKYYHNITSNTLVVLEAVARHKVKKLIYSSTCATYGEPDKMPIVEVTPQVPINPYGKAKKMAEDMILDFSKNSDMAVMILRYFNVIGSDPEGRLGEAPKPELREHGRISGACFDAARGVIPGLQVKGTDYKTGDGTCVRDYIDVTDLVDAHVKALEKAKPRNVGIYNVGTGKGRSVKEFVEACKKATGVDIKVDFLPRRPGDYAEVYSDPAKILRDLNWSARYTNLQESLEVAWKWQKTHPHGYASS from the exons ATGCTAAGTTTCTCTAGAGCTAGAAGTCAAGGAAGAAGCTCAAGACCTCTTGGAG GGATGGAATACTTAGAACCCAAAAGGAAGAGCAATGTCATGGGCAGGATTATCTTGGTTGTTTCTCTTACAGCTTTGTGCATTATTATGCTCAAGCACGCACCTAGTTTTACGTCTCCAACCGCT TTCTCTCGCAGTGAGGAAGGCGTGACTCATGTGTTAGTCACTGGTGGTGCTGGATATATCGGATCACATGCTGCATTGAGGCTGCTAAAGGAGTCATACCGTGTCACCATTGTG GACAATCTTTCTCGCGGGAATCTAGGCGCTGTCAAGGTTTTACAAGGATTGTTCCCAGAAGCCGGGAGGCTTCAATTCATTTATGCTGATTTAGGAGATGCCAAAGCT GTCGAGAAAATCTTCTCGGAGAACGCGTTTGATGCTGTTATGCATTTTGCTGCAGTAGCATATGTTGGAGAGAGCACTCTAGATCCTCTTAA GTATTACCACAATATTACATCAAACACATTAGTAGTTCTTGAAGCTGTGGCTAGACATAAAGTGAAGAAGTTGATATATTCAAGCACATGTGCCACTTATGGAGAACCTGACAAGATGCCTATTGTTGAAGTTACTCCACAG GTCCCTATTAACCCTTATGGAAAAGCTAAGAAGATGGCTGAAGACATGATCCTGGATTTCTCTAAAAACTCTGACATGGCAGTCATGATCCTAAG ATACTTTAACGTGATAGGTTCAGATCCAGAAGGTAGACTAGGAGAAGCTCCAAAACCTGAGCTACGCGAACACGGGCGGATTTCAGGTGCTTGTTTTGATGCAGCTCGCGGCGTGATTCCAGGCCTGCAg GTGAAAGGAACAGACTACAAAACAGGAGATGGAACCTGTGTTCGTGACTACATAGACGTTACTGACCTTGTAGATGCTCACGTGAAGGCACTGGAGAAAGCTAAGCCTAGAAACGTCGGAATCTACAATGTAGGTACTGGGAAAGGAAGATCGGTGAAAGAGTTTGTGGAAGCTTGTAAAAAAGCGACAGGAGTAGACATCAAAGTAGATTTCTTGCCTCGAAGACCTGGAGATTACGCAGAGGTTTACAGTGATCCGGCAAAGATTCTTAGAGATCTTAATTGGTCTGCTCGTTACACTAATCTTCAAGAAAGTCTTGAAGTTGCTTGGAAGTGGCAAAAGACTCATCCTCATGGATATGCTTCTTCTTAA
- the LOC104727884 gene encoding probable UDP-arabinose 4-epimerase 3 produces KGTDYKTGDGTCVRDYIDVTDLVDAHVKALEKAKPRNVGIYNVGTGKGRSVKEFVEACKKATGVDIKVDFLPRRPGDYAEVYSDPAKILRDLNWSARYTNLQESLEVAWKWQKTHPHGYASS; encoded by the coding sequence AAAGGAACAGACTACAAAACAGGAGATGGAACCTGTGTTCGTGACTACATAGACGTTACTGACCTTGTAGATGCTCACGTGAAGGCACTGGAGAAAGCTAAGCCTAGAAATGTCGGAATCTACAATGTAGGTACTGGGAAAGGAAGATCGGTGAAAGAGTTTGTGGAAGCTTGTAAAAAAGCGACAGGAGTAGACATCAAAGTAGATTTCTTGCCTCGAAGACCTGGAGATTACGCAGAGGTTTACAGTGATCCGGCAAAGATTCTTAGAGATCTTAATTGGTCTGCTCGTTACACTAATCTTCAAGAAAGTCTTGAAGTTGCTTGGAAGTGGCAAAAGACTCATCCTCATGGATATGCTTCTTCTTAA